Part of the Streptomyces antimycoticus genome, GGCCACGTGCCGCTGCTGTGCGCGCACAATGACGGCAGCCACGAAGTCCACGAGCTGCCAGGCGGGCCGGTCCTGGGAATCGTGCCCGACACCGATTACCCCCAGGCGACCTTCACCCTGGACAAGGACAGCGCGCTGGTCATGGTCACCGACGGCGTGGTGGAAGGGCCGGGCTTGACGTTGGACGCCGGACTGGAGCTGGCCGGAACACTGGCAGGCGAAGCCCTCCACGCGGGACTGAACGCGGAGGCGACCGCTGACCGAATCATCGACGCGACGGTCTCGGTGGGCCATGCCGACGATGTGGCTGTTCTGGTCATCCGACGCACGGAATGACGCCGGCGAGCGGCCGCTGACACCGGCCGGCTGGGAAGTCAGTGGCCGGCGACGCGGCCGACGACACCGGTGACGACGACGCGGGCGAGGTGGCGGCCTGGGCGTTCCAGGCGGTGAGTCCGGTGCCGGCCGCGACGGCCAGTAAGGCGGCGACGCCGACCGGGCGGACGTGGCGGGAACGCGGGCCAAGGGTGGACACGAAAAACCTCCGTGGGGAGTGGATCTGATTTCCGATCACCCGTTTTGACGTGGAAAATTCGCGCGGGGTTGTGCCACTCCCATGCCCTCTTCACCGGGCTTTTCGAATTCCCCTTTCGCGTTCAGCCGTACGTCACCGGGAATTTTCCTTTTGTTGTCGCATTCGATGCGCTGCTCCCTATTGGGGCGCCGGTGAAGACCGTGGCGCCGGCGGGGCCGGGCCTTCCGGACCGGGAATCGAAGCGCCGCATTTTGCTGGTGCCGCAGCACCCACAGACGGAACTGTGCTCTGTCACCGGGGTTGAGCAGGATGTCCGCGCCTGTGGGCGCGATGCCCGGCAGGGTCCACTCAATACGCGCTCCCAGCGAGCGGGTGGCAGGGGCCGTGTGTGGAGGGGCGCGGTGACGACCGGCAGACGCGGCGTCCCGTCCGGGACGGATACCAGAAGCGGTTGGCCTCGTTCGTCGCAAGCGACCTCGAGGGCGGTGTCTCAAGCACCAGCCACAGGTGGGGCCGGCATTTCACCGCGTCCAGGCCGTACTTCTGGTACGGCCGCAGTTCCGCCGCGCGCAGGGTGCCGGCGCCTGAAGAGATCAGGTGCCGTTCTGCCGCGCGATGTCCCGGGCCGTGCGGGCAGCTCTCTCCTCCGTGTCGGCGAGAGCCTCGCCGCCCATGCCGAACAGGCCCTGTCGGAGGAACACGGCAAGCCCGTGGGCGGCGGCGGCCACGCGGAGCAGCAAGTCGAACGCGTTGTCCTCGTCGGGGGCAAGGCGGCGGGACACGGGGAGAAGGAGGCGGGCCACCTCGTCGCCGGCCGCCGCCAGTTCGTCGAACCGGGACTTGTCCAGACCCGCGTGGAACGTGATGTCGAACAGGGCCGGTTCCTGCGCGGCGAAGCGGACGTAGGCGGACGCGAAGGCCGCGAGCTGCTCCACCGGGTCGTCGCTGCTGCCCAGGGCCGCGGCGAAGCGGTCCCGTTGCTCGCGGTAGCCCTGTGTGGCGAGTTCCGCCAGCAGCGTTTCACGGTCGGCGAAATGCTTGTACGGCGCCGCGACGCTCACCCCTGCGCGGCGGCTGGCCTCGGCCAGGGTGAAGCCGTGCGGGCCTCGTTCGGCGACCAGGTCCAGGGCTGCTCGCAGCAGGGCGTTGCGCAGGTCCCCGTGGTGACGGCCGGTGGGGCGCCGCTTGACAGGAGGGCTCATGAGCCTAAGGTTAACAGCACTTACCAGGTAAATGGCATTAACCATGGGAGCTGCCATGACCGCTGTTCGTTTCCATCACGTCAGTCTCTCGGTCGCCGACCTCGCCGCTCAGGAAGCCTGGTACGGCGATGCTTTCGGGCTCACCGAAGTGGAGGAGCGAATCGAGATGCCGGAGGCGGGTGTCCGCACCGCTGTGCTGAGTGACGCGGCCGGGCTGCGCGTGGAGTTTGTCGAGCGTTCCGGTTCGAGCCCCGTCGCGCACGCCGATCCGTTCGCGGCCACCTCCGCGCAGACCTTCACCCACCTCGCGCTTCAAGTGCCAGATCTCGACGCGGCGTTCGCGCGCCTGACCGCGGAGTGCGGTGCCGGGGCGGTGTCGCCGCCCGCGCCCGGAGCGACCGAGGGTATGCGGTACGCGTACGTCACCGACCCGGAAGGAAACCTCCTCGAGCTGATCGAAACGGCACGGGGCTGACCAGCATCAAGAGTCCTCAGGCGTACCGGAGCTGAGGGCCGCCGCGCGCAAGGCCGCTGCCACGCGAGTCAGCGGCTCGGTCGGCGTCTGGGGAGGGTGGGCGAGAAGCAGGCGCCGTTGTTCCTGGGGGCCGCCACGGACAGGCAGGATGCGGACCCCTTGTGGGGCGGCTGGAGCGAGCGACGCGGGCACCGTGGTCAATCCGCAACCCGCGGCGACGAGTTGGAGTTTGGCGAGCCAGTCGCGGGCGGTGTGGGCGATCTCTGGCCGTTCGTCCAGTCCGGGCCACACGCCCATCAGCCGGTCCTCGCCCGAGGCGGAACCCGCGATCCAGCGCTGCCCGCGCAGATCGGCCACGTCGACGAAGTCGCCGCGGGCCAGCGGATGCGTCGCGGGCACCGCCAGACACAGGGCGCGTTCGGTGAGGGTCTGCAGGGCGAGCGGGGGCGACTCGGTGTCCGGCGGCCGGAAGGGCGGAGCCGAGGCGAGCAGGGCCAGGTCGAGACTGCCGGCGCGCAGGGCGCGCACCAGCGCCGGCGTGCCACCTTCCCGGCCGACGACCTGAATACCGGGGTCCGTATGGCGCAGGGCGGCCAGGGCGCGGGGGACCAGGGCGGCGCCCGCGCTGGGCAGCCAGCCGAGGCGCACCGTCGCGGCCTGCCCGGGCAGGCCGGACAGTTCGCGCGCGGTGGCGTCGATCTCGTCGAGTACGACCGTCGCGCGGCGCATGACGAGGCGCCCGGCCGCGGTGAGCCGTACGCCCTCGCGTCGGCGTTCGAGGAGTTCCGCGCCCGCGGCCCGTTCGATCGCGGCGATCTGCCGGGACACCGCCGACTGCGTGTAGCCCAGCGACGCGGCGGCCGCGGTGAAGGTTCCCTGCTCGGCGACGGCGCGGAAGACGCGCAGCGCGGTGAGTGACACATCCGTGAAGTCCATGACGTTTACGCATACTAGCCGTGCTGAACTTTCGTTGGACTCATGGACATGCGTTCTTGGCGTGGCATGCCCCGCCCTCTACGGCCAATGGGTCCGGTCCGGCAAGTCCCTGGGGCGACGGCACGCCTCCGGTGCCGACGGACGCGTCGGGCATGTACGCGGTCCGCAGCTCGTGCGCCTTTCGGTATCCGTCGGTGTCGAGGGCCTCGCTCGCGGACGGGCCGGCGCGTCCGCGCGAGATGGGGGCGGCGGTGCTGCACCGGTACGGCCGCCGCACCGATCAGCCGGAGGTGTCCGCACCCGTCCGGGCACTGCGCGGCGGCGCCGATGCCGCGATCCCGGAGACCGGCGGCCGAGGATGCTCCGCCCCGCCGGGCTCACTGGCGCTGCACCTCCTGGCCGGCGGGAATGTGGCGCTCGCGGACGGGGGCGGCCGGGCCGTCGTCAGCCCGTCGGCCGGGCGTGGGCTGATCCTGGGCTGGAACGCCGGGGCGTTCACCGCCTCAGTGGAGACGATCCCGCTCACCGACCCGGCCTTCACCCGCGTGTGGGGCCCGGCGATCCACCGGCTCGTCCTCACCGCCCGCCGCCCCGCGACCGAGGGCGAGTACACGCTGACGGTGCGGCCGAATTCCAGGCGGGTGTAACGGTACCCAGCCGCGCCAGGTCGGCGTTATGCGGCGCGGTTCGGGGACAGGAGCCGGGCGAGCCAGTCGGTTCGGGTTCGGCGGGCCGTGGCCGAGATGTGTGCCTGCGGGTACAGGGCGTCGAACCCGTGGAAGCCGCCCGCCCAGACGTGGAGTTCGGCCTGGCCGCCGGCCGTCCAGATGCGGGTGGCGTAGTCGGTGTCCTCGTCGCGGAAGACTTCCGCGGAGCCGGTGTCGATGTAGGTGGTCGGCAGGCCGGAGAGGTCGGCGGCCAGCGCGGGTGAGACGTACTCGGACACCTCGTCGTCGGTGAGGTCACCGAGGACGGCGCGCCATCCGAACTCGTTCATCTCGCGGGTCCAGACGCCGGGTCCGCCGGAGTACTGGCGGCTGGAGGTGCTGGTATTGCGGTGGTCGAGCATGGGACAGATCAGCATCTGGGCGGCGATCGCCGGGGTGCCGAGGTCGCGGGCCAGCAGGGTGACGCCGGCCGCGAGGCCGCCGCCCGCGCTGGCGCCGGCGACGACGATCCGGACGGGGTCGATGCCCAGTTCTTCGGAGTGTTCGGCGACCCAGCGCAGTCCCCGGTAGCAGTCGTCGACGAGGGCGGTGCCGGTGGCCTCGGGGGCGAGTCGGTAGTCCACGGAGACCACGACCGCGCCGAGCTCGTCGAGCCACTCCAGCGGGATGTCGATCTGCGAGTAGCGGTCACCCATGACCATTCCGCCGCCGTGCATCCAGTAGACGCAGGGTGCGGCAGTGGTGCGATCGGTGTTCGCGGGGCTGAAGACCGACAGGGGGATCGGGGCACCGTCCTTGCCGGGCACGGTGATCTCGCGCCGGTCGATCTGCCGGTGTGCGAGCAGGGACTCGATGGGCGTCGAGGGGAGTTGGCGCAGTTGCGCGAGTACTTCCGGGCTGAGCTGGGACATCAGCGGCATGTCGGCCAGGAGCTCACGCAGTTCGGGGTCCAGGGCGGGTCGTGCCGTGGTCATGGTCGTCGGCCTTTCGTGGGGTGACGTGGGACGGTCGGAGAGGGTGGGGGCCGCCTCGGTAGGCATCGAGGCGGCGGGCCGGGGGATCGGTCCGGGGTTCAGAAGGCGGCGGCCTTGCCGCGGACCGGGACGTAGTCGGTGTACTCGGATTCCTTGGCCAGCAGTTCGTCGATCTGCGCCACGATGGCCTGGGCGGCCTTGCCGGCGAAGATCCGGTGGTGGTCCTCCTCGCTGGTCCAGCCCTCGGTGATGTGGACGACGTCGGGGTCCGAGGCGGAACGGGAGACCAGGTAGACGACGCAGTGCTCGCTCGCGCCGGGGTTGCCCTCGTTCAGGCCGGTCAGCAGCAGGTCGACCAGCCGGTCGCCCATATGGGGCTTGGCGGTCAGGGTGGCGTTGAAGCCGTATGTGACGATCATGGCTGCCCTCTTCTTGGTGGTGGAGTGAGGTGATTCCATTCAATGCGCCTGACCTGCGGGAACGTAGAACGATGCTCGCTTGTACTTGCACGATCCTCGCGGGCTTGGGAGCCGCGCTGCGAAATGGTGCTGCAATGGACGCATGTCCCTCGAAGAGCTCCGCACCCTGCTGGCCCGGCATGCCCGGCCCGACTGGACCACTGCCATCGACGGCGTCCTGATCTCGAGGGTCGACCGGGCGGACCCGCCGGCGCCCGCCATGTCCGGCACGGTGCTGGCGGTCATTGCCCAGGGCGCCAAACGACTCGCGCTGGGTGAGAGGGTCTACGAGTACGGCGCCGGGCAGTACCTGGTCGCATCCGTCGACTTGCCCGTCACCGGACAGTTCACCCAGGCCGAACCGGAGCAGCCGGCCCTCGGCTTCGGCCTCACGCTCGAACCGTCCGCCGTCGCCGAACTGCTGTTGCAGGCCGGCCCCGCAGACACCCCCCGCGCGGGCGCGGGCGCGCCGTCGGGCATCGCTGTCAGCGATGCCCCGCCCGCGCTGCTCGACGCGGTGGTCCGGCTGCTGCGCCTGCTGGACGAGCCCCGCGACCGCGTCGTACTGGCCCCGCTGGTCAAGCGCGAGATCCTGTGGCGCCTGATCACCAGCGAGCAGGGTGCGACGGTGCGCCAGCTCGGCCTCGCCAACAGCGGCCTCAGCCATGTCTCCCGGGCCGTGCGCTGGATCCGCGAGCACTACGCGGAGCCCTTCCGGGTCGAGGACGTGGCACGCCTGTCCGGCATGAGCGTCTCCGCCTTCTACCGCAACTTCCAGGCGGTGACCGCGATGAGCCCCATCCAGTTCCAGAAGCAGATCCGGCTCCAGGAGGCCCGGCTGCTGCTCGCCACCCACCCGGGCGACGTCACCGGGGTCGGCCACCGCGTCGGCTACGACAACCCCTCGCAGTTCAGCCGCGAGTACCGCCGCCAGTTCGGCGCGCCCCCGAGCCGGGACGCGGCCCGCCTGCGGAACACCGTACGCACCCCCGCGGGCGTCCTGCCCTGAGCAGGGCTGGACAGTCGGCGTAGATGTCGGCGACCACCTGCGACTCCTCGGGGAGGAGCGTGCCCTTGTTCGGTCCCCTGGGTTGACGGACGAGCCGGTCCAGGTCGTAGAAGATCACTCCGTCGCCCCCCCCGTGAACGCGGCGCGGAACCGGTCGCCGCCTCCCCGTCCTTCCACTCCGCTCCGCACCCGGTGAGGCAGGCCGGAGGAGGCCGGCGCCAGGGCGCCTCCCGCGGAAAGCACCGCTCGTCTGCCGGGCTCCGTCCGGGCATGCGTTTCCCCGGTCACAGCGGCGGGACCGCGCCGGACTCGCACCGGCTTCCTGGTCCCCGTCGCCTCGTGTCCTCATCGTGGCGCACCCGGCGACAGGGCCGGGGCCAGGGGTGGCCGCGGCCATCTCCGAGCGCAATAAGTCTCCAGGCTCGCCGAGCGCCGGGCCGACCCGAGGCGTACGTCAGCGGCCGGGCGCGCCCGGGAACGGGCATGCCTCGTCCGCCGTCACCGCCGTCCCGGCTGGTACGCCGTGCAGGACGTGGGCGAGTACTTCGGCTCCGCGCACCACGCGGGGGCCCGGGCGGTTGAAATAGGCGGGCCCGTCCAGCACCCAGACCCGCCCGTCCCGTACGGCGGGCAGGTCCGTCCAGCCCGGGAGGCGGGTGAGCGGGTCCGTCTCGCGCAGGGTCCGTTCGGGTGGGAAGCCGCACGGCAGGACGAGCACCACCTCCGGCCGGGCGGCGCGCACCGCCTCCCAGGTCATCGGCTTGGTGTGCGCGCCGGGCGCGGCGAGCAGCGGTTCGCCGCCGGCGACGGTGATCTGGTCGGGGACCCAGTGCCCGGCGGGCCACAGCGGGTCGAGCCATTCGATCGCCACGACCCGGGGCCGGGCGCGGCCCGCGACCGACCGGCGGATCCGTTCGAGGCGGTCGCGCAGGTCGGCCCGGCGCTGCTCGGCGCGCTCGCGCACGCCGAGCAGCTCACCGACGGTGACCAGGCAGTCCAGTACGTCTTCCAGCGTGCGTGGCTCCAGGCTGAGGACGCGGGTGTCGGCGTCGAGCAGCCGGACGGCCCGGCTGACCTTCTCGTACGAGACGGCGCACACCTCGCACAGGTCCTGGGTGAGCACCACGTCGGGCCTCAGGGCCGCGAGCGCTTCGGTGTCCAGGGTGTAGAGGGACGACCCGGCGTGTGTCGATCCACCGACCGCGTCGGAGATCTCCCGGCTGGTGAGGGTGTTCTGGTCGAGGTCGGCTCCGGTGACCACGGGAACGGATGCCACGGTCCGAGGCGGCCAGTCGCATTCGTGTGTCCGACCGACCAGGTGCTCGGCGAGCCCGAGTTCGGCGACGATGTCGGTCGCGGCGGGCAGCAGGGAGACGATGCGCATGCCGCGACTTTAGGGCCTGCCCGGGGGGAGGCCCCGGCTCCCGCACCGTCGTCAGGCGCCTCAGCGCAAGGCGAGGTGCAGCAGATGCGGCCGTTGACCATCTCGACCAGGCGCTCTTCGGTGCGCGAGAGGGCCGCGTCGCCGTCGCGGACGAGAGCGGCGTCGATGTTCACCTCGCTCATGTCATTGACGACCACCGCGACGCGCAGACCTTCGCGGTTGTTGAGGAGATGGTTGAGGAGCGTGGTCTTGCCGGATCCCAGGAAACCCGACAGGACCGTCACCGGAAGCTGGTCGGTCATCGGGTGGTCAGCCCTCGGGGCTCAGCAGCCCGCGCCGGTAGGCGGGGACGAGGTTGCGTGGCACCCGGTGTTCGCGGCCGTCGATGGTGATCGTCACCAGTTCGGGGGTGTTCGCCTTCCACTGGGCGCGGCGGTGGCGGGTGTTGCTGCGGGACATCTTCCGCTTGGGCACGGCCATGACGTAAGGGTCCTTTCCTGTCCGGTGGGTGGTCACCCGCACCGTATATGAAAATGGGTACCGTTTCCATGTAGTCTCCGCGGTGACACTGTGACGTCGTCATCCAGGAGGAGATGTGCCGCTGGTGCTGCTACGGGTGCGCAGAGCCGCCCACGCCGTCGTGACCGCCCTTGGCCAGGCGGCGGAGTGAGCGCCGGCGCGAACACGGGCCGGGGTCTCCTGGGCCTGGTGTGCGGCAACACCCCGGAAGCCCGGGGG contains:
- a CDS encoding TetR/AcrR family transcriptional regulator translates to MSPPVKRRPTGRHHGDLRNALLRAALDLVAERGPHGFTLAEASRRAGVSVAAPYKHFADRETLLAELATQGYREQRDRFAAALGSSDDPVEQLAAFASAYVRFAAQEPALFDITFHAGLDKSRFDELAAAGDEVARLLLPVSRRLAPDEDNAFDLLLRVAAAAHGLAVFLRQGLFGMGGEALADTEERAARTARDIARQNGT
- a CDS encoding VOC family protein, with translation MTAVRFHHVSLSVADLAAQEAWYGDAFGLTEVEERIEMPEAGVRTAVLSDAAGLRVEFVERSGSSPVAHADPFAATSAQTFTHLALQVPDLDAAFARLTAECGAGAVSPPAPGATEGMRYAYVTDPEGNLLELIETARG
- a CDS encoding LysR family transcriptional regulator, whose amino-acid sequence is MDFTDVSLTALRVFRAVAEQGTFTAAAASLGYTQSAVSRQIAAIERAAGAELLERRREGVRLTAAGRLVMRRATVVLDEIDATARELSGLPGQAATVRLGWLPSAGAALVPRALAALRHTDPGIQVVGREGGTPALVRALRAGSLDLALLASAPPFRPPDTESPPLALQTLTERALCLAVPATHPLARGDFVDVADLRGQRWIAGSASGEDRLMGVWPGLDERPEIAHTARDWLAKLQLVAAGCGLTTVPASLAPAAPQGVRILPVRGGPQEQRRLLLAHPPQTPTEPLTRVAAALRAAALSSGTPEDS
- a CDS encoding alpha/beta hydrolase, which codes for MTTARPALDPELRELLADMPLMSQLSPEVLAQLRQLPSTPIESLLAHRQIDRREITVPGKDGAPIPLSVFSPANTDRTTAAPCVYWMHGGGMVMGDRYSQIDIPLEWLDELGAVVVSVDYRLAPEATGTALVDDCYRGLRWVAEHSEELGIDPVRIVVAGASAGGGLAAGVTLLARDLGTPAIAAQMLICPMLDHRNTSTSSRQYSGGPGVWTREMNEFGWRAVLGDLTDDEVSEYVSPALAADLSGLPTTYIDTGSAEVFRDEDTDYATRIWTAGGQAELHVWAGGFHGFDALYPQAHISATARRTRTDWLARLLSPNRAA
- a CDS encoding putative quinol monooxygenase codes for the protein MIVTYGFNATLTAKPHMGDRLVDLLLTGLNEGNPGASEHCVVYLVSRSASDPDVVHITEGWTSEEDHHRIFAGKAAQAIVAQIDELLAKESEYTDYVPVRGKAAAF
- a CDS encoding AraC family transcriptional regulator — translated: MSLEELRTLLARHARPDWTTAIDGVLISRVDRADPPAPAMSGTVLAVIAQGAKRLALGERVYEYGAGQYLVASVDLPVTGQFTQAEPEQPALGFGLTLEPSAVAELLLQAGPADTPRAGAGAPSGIAVSDAPPALLDAVVRLLRLLDEPRDRVVLAPLVKREILWRLITSEQGATVRQLGLANSGLSHVSRAVRWIREHYAEPFRVEDVARLSGMSVSAFYRNFQAVTAMSPIQFQKQIRLQEARLLLATHPGDVTGVGHRVGYDNPSQFSREYRRQFGAPPSRDAARLRNTVRTPAGVLP
- a CDS encoding cobalamin-binding protein; amino-acid sequence: MRIVSLLPAATDIVAELGLAEHLVGRTHECDWPPRTVASVPVVTGADLDQNTLTSREISDAVGGSTHAGSSLYTLDTEALAALRPDVVLTQDLCEVCAVSYEKVSRAVRLLDADTRVLSLEPRTLEDVLDCLVTVGELLGVRERAEQRRADLRDRLERIRRSVAGRARPRVVAIEWLDPLWPAGHWVPDQITVAGGEPLLAAPGAHTKPMTWEAVRAARPEVVLVLPCGFPPERTLRETDPLTRLPGWTDLPAVRDGRVWVLDGPAYFNRPGPRVVRGAEVLAHVLHGVPAGTAVTADEACPFPGAPGR
- the rpmF gene encoding 50S ribosomal protein L32, which gives rise to MAVPKRKMSRSNTRHRRAQWKANTPELVTITIDGREHRVPRNLVPAYRRGLLSPEG